CAAACTTTCGCCGAAGATCGCGTTACATGATTTTGACGTCCGGGTCGACAAGACCAAAGAGCTGATCGACAAGGGCCACAAGGTCAAGATCGTCATTATGTTCCGGGGCCGGGAAATGGCCCACGTTAATTTAGGCCGCAGAGTGCTGGACCGCGTGCTCGAAGCGGTCAAGGAGGTGGCGAAAGCGGATGCCCCGTCCAAGCTGGAGGGAAAGAACCTGCATCTGATGCTTTCGCCGGTGAAAAAACAACATGCCGAAGATCAAGACAAGAAAAGCAGCAGCGAAACGGTTTGAGGTCAAGAAATCGGGCAAGATCATGCGCCGGTCAGCCGGTCTGCGCCACATCTTGGAATGGAAATCGTCCCGCCAGCGCCGGAAACTGCGCCGTAAATCGGTCGTTGCCCGCTCCGACGAGCGGCGGATCCGCGACATGATCCCGGGAGGGTCCAATGGTTAGAGTTAAAAGAGGTTTCACCGCCCGCCGCCGCAAGAAAAAACTTTTTGCCAAGACGCGCGGCTTTCGCATCACCCAGCGGACCCAGCTCCGGCGCGCTAAACAGGCCGTTATCAAGGCCGGGGTCCACGCTACCCGCCACCGCCGCGACAAGAAGGGGACGATGCGCCGGCTCTGGACGACCCGGATCAACGCCGCCGCCCGCCTCCTGGGGATCAAATACAACCAGCTGATCCATTCCCTGAAGCTGGCGAACATCAAGCTGGATCGCAAGATCCTGGCCGATCTCGCCCTGCAGGACCCGAAGACCTTCGCCACGATCGTTAACGCCGCCCGAAAACAATGATCGAAATGCAGGTCGGGGGGCTTGGTTTTGACCCCCGCAACCTCTCGCCGCTGGTGCTGCTCCGCGATCAGGAAGAGCTCAATTTCCTGCCGATCTGGATCGGCGTCTTTGAAGCGGCCGCCATCGCCATGGAACTGCAGAACGTCCAACCGCCCCGCCCCATGACCCATGATCTATTACGCAACGCGATCGAAACCCTGGGCGGCAAGCTGAAAAAAGTCGTGATCAACGACGTCAAGGACGGCACCTTCTACGCCACGGTCGAGGTCGAGGTCAAGGACAACAAGGTCATCAACCTCGACGCCCGCCCCTCCGACGCTATCGCGCTAGCCGTGCGCGGCCACACCCCGATCTTCGTTTCCGAGGTCGTGATGATGCAGGCCAAGCTGGTCAATTCCGAGAAAGACGCGGAAGAAACCAAGAAGTTCAAGGATTTTATCGAGAACATCCGCCCCGAAGACTTCACCAAGTACTACAAGCAGGACTAGCTTCTCGAGATCAGGAAGACCCCGAGGATAATAACGACGATCCCGGTCCAGCGGATCAGGGAAACGTGTTCCTTAAAGAAAAAGACCGATAACAGCGCGACCAGGACGTAGCCAAAGCTGACCATCGGATACACCAGGCTAAGCGGCATCCGCGAAAGAACGACCAGCCAGAAGACCGAAGAGAGGCCGAAGCAAGCCAGCCCGGCAAAGACCCACGGATTAAGGAAGATCGGGACAAGCTTGACCAGCAGCTGGCTGACCGGGAACGTTCCGAACGCGATCATCCCCCGCTTCATCAGTAGCTGGCCGGCGATCGCCAGGGTGATCGAAACGATCATGATCAGATAATTCATCATTTTATTGCTCCCTCCAAAACATAAACCGCTTTGCCTTTGTATCCTATCGCTTGAAGCCCGGGTTTCCCCATCTCCCGGACCACTTTGTATCGCCCTTCGCCCAGCGCCCGCTCTTCTGTCCCGTACCAGCCCGGATTACGCGTTAACTGTCCCCTTGCCCATGTCAACCCGCCCTTGGCCAACCAGTAAGCTTTTTCCCGGTCGATGAGCAGAACGGCTGTTACCTGCTCATTATAGACCATTTTCACGAGCATTACACCCAGCGCGAGCAATAAACCGGCCAGGACCGTCGCGATGATCAGCGCCGCCCCTCTTTTCATGGGGTCGCGACCTCCCAGGAAAGGTCGTCAAGTTGCACGACGACCCTTTTGGCCGCCAGAGGGGTAAAGAGCAGCCGTCCGATCTCCCCGGGTGAAGTTAAATAGGCGACCGTCCCGTTCTTCCGGCGCTGAACCTTACCGGCCTCATAAGAATAAGCGATGGTCGGATCGCCCGCCCGCAGGTCGGTCGTGATCCTTTCGGCGACCAGGTTCTTGATCTGGGCCAGGCTCGCTTGCTTAGTTAACTTCCGCCAGTTCCGCCAATAACTGCCGAAAGCCAGCGTGATCGTACCCGCTACCAAAGCGAAAAGCGTTAAAGCAACGACCAGCTCGACTAGAGTAAAGCCCCGGCGCGTCATTCCTTGCCCCGCAACGAATAAAGACGGACCGGCGGCGCTTCGATCATGATCACTTCGAGCTCAGCCGAGGCCGGCGCCGAGTAAGCGGCGGTCATTTTGCTCCTCGCTTCGTAAAGAGTCCGGGAAAGCCCGGCTGTTCTGGCGTGGCTCCGGCAAGCTGCCCGGTAAAGATAGCTCGCTGACGATAACGAGGTCAGCAGGATAGTTAGCGCCGTCAGCAGCTCGACCAGGGTAAAGCCTTTTCTATTCAATCCTGACCCTCCCGACCGAGGAAACGATGATCTTTCTGTGCGGTGAAAGGGTTAAAGTCCCGCTATAACCGGGCAGAGGGAAACCGGAACCGGCGAACTTGAACGGCAAGCGCTCGACCGTCTGCGCCCGCGTCAGCGCTTCGATCTCCGCTCGTCTCAAGTCGGCAGCGCGCGTCCCGCATTCCCCTTCGATCAAGGCGGTTTGGCGGAGTTTCATTAATGGAGGGGAAGAAACGGTCAGGATTATCCCGACGATCGCAATAACTACCAGCAGTTCAACTACAGTAAACCCCCGCCGCCCCATCCTGCCAACCCCCTTAGTCCCTGATCCTACCCCGCGTCAACCATAATATTATCGATCAATCTCGCCTTGCCCAAATAGGCGGCGACGGCAAAAACGACCTTCCCTTTTAGCTTCTTCACTTCCGCCAGGGTTTCCGGATCGACCGCCGCCAGGTAATCGAGGCGGACCGCCGGTTCGGTGCCGATCAGCGAGCGGAGCTTGTACATTATCTTGTTCAGGTCGCGCTCGCCCGCGCCGACCAATTTCTGGGCCTGCATCAGCGCCCGATAAAGGATGGTCGCCGTTTTTCTCTCCCGGGCCGTCAGGTAAGCGTTGCGCGAGCTCATGGCCAGCCCGTCGAACTCGCGGACGGTCGGCAGGGAGACGATCTCCACCGGCAGGTCGAGATCGCGGGCCATTTGCCGGATAACGACCTGTTGCTGGTAATCTTTCAGGCCGAACAGGGCGACGTCGGGCAGCACGATATTAAAAAGCTTGGCGACGATGGTCGTCACGCCGCGAAAATGGGCCGGGCGCGAGCGGCCGCAAAGTTTCCGGGACAGGCCCTCGACCTCGACGTAGGTCTTGAAGCCGGGCGGGAACATCCGTCCGGCGGCCGGGACAAAGAGGGCGTCGACCCCCAGCTCCTTGAGCGCCTTTTTGTCGCGCCCCAGGCGGCGCGGGTACTTTTTCCGGTCCTCGCTCGGGCCGAACTGGATCGGGTTGACGAAGATCGAAACTACGACCACGTCCGCCCGCTTGCGCGCTTGCGCGACCAGGGAGAGATGCCCCTCGTGGAGCGCCCCCATGGTCGGCACCAGCGCGACGCGCTTGCCGTGCGCCTTCGCTTTTTGGGAATAGAGCCGCATCTCGCCGGGGTCGCGGATCTCGCGCATTTTAGTGGCCGAGCCGGTAGCGGGCGATCGCCCAGAGCACCGCGGCCACGCTCAGGGCGATCGCTTTCAGCGCCAGGTTCTTGGTAAAGAAATCTTTAAGCATTGCCCGGCGCCTCGCCGCTCTTCTTGGGCGGCTCTTCGCTCTTGGGACGCTGCCAGGTGGCAAAATCGCACTTGGGATAATTGCTGCAGCTGTAGAAGAGCCGGCCTTTCTTGGTCCGCCGCTCCACCAGGTCGCCGCCGCACTTGGGACATTTGACCCCGAGCTTTTTCAGGATCGACTTGATGTTCTTGCAGTCGGGATAACCGCTGCAAGCCAGGAACTCGCCGAACCGGCCGCGCTTGACCACCATCGGCTTGCCGCACTTCTCGCAGTTCTCCGCCAGCGCCGCGAACCGGGCCTCCTCCTCCGGCAGATTCTTGGTGAACTTGCATTTCGGGTAGGTGGAACAGGCAATGAACTTGCCGAAACGCCCTTCGCGGATCACCAGCTTGTTGCCGCAGGTCGGGCAGTTCTCGTCGGTCATAATCTCGGTCTTGACCTTTTCCATCTTTACGTCGGCTTCGGCCAGGGCGGCTTTGAACGGTTCGTAGAACTCCTTCAGAGCGTTCCCCCATTGCAGTTTTCCCTCCGCCACTTCGTCCAGCTGGTCTTCCATCCGGGCGGTGAACTTGACGTCCAGGATCAGCGGGAAATGCTTGACCAGCAGGCCGTTGACCGTGACCCCGACCTCGGTCGGCTTCAGCGCCTTCCCTTCCTTGGTCACGTACCCCCGGTCCTGAACGGTCGAGATGATCGGCGCGTAGGTCGACGGCCGGCCGATGCCGCGCTGCTCCAGCTCCTTGACCAGCGACGCCTCGGTGTAGCGCGGCGGCGGTTCGGTAAAATGCTGGGCCGGCGCGACCTTCAGGAGCGTCAGCGCTTCCCCTTCTTTCAGCGGCGGCAGGAAGCCTTCTCTTTCTTCCGCCGGCTCGTTCTCGTCGGTGCTCTCGACGTAAAGCTTGAGAAAACCCTCGAACTTGATGACCGAGCCGTTGGCCCGGAGCAGGTATTCGCCGGCCGCGATGTCGACCGCGGTCTGGTCGAACACGGCCGCTTCCATCTGGCAGGCGACGAACCGTTTCCAGATCAATTCGTACAGCTTGAACTCGTCCCCCTTCAGGTCCTCTTTCAATTTGTCCGGGGAACGCAGGACCGAGGTCGGGCGGACCGCCTCGTGGGCGTCCTGCGCCTGTTTCTTCTTCTTGTAATGGATCGGCGCGGCCGGCAGGAACTGCTTGCCGTAGCTCTCGGCGATATATTTTCTGACCTCCAGCTCGGCCTCGTGCGCGATGCGGACCGAGTCGGTGCGCATGTAGGTGATCAGACCGACGCGCCCGTGCCCTTTGACCTCTTCGCCCTCGTACAGTTTCTGCGCCAGGGTCATCGTTTTCTTGGCCGAGAAACCGAGCTTGCGGGCCGCCTCCTGCTGCAGCGTGCTGGTGATGAACGGCGGGGCCGGGTGGCGCTTTTGTTCTTTCTTGCGGACTTCCTTGACCGCGTAAGCGGCGTCTTCCAGCGCTTTGGCGATCTGCTGCGCGTCCGCCGCCGAGCCGATGACCTTCCCTTTCTCCTTCGGCCGGACGCCGAGCGCCGTTTCGCCCCGGGCGACCAGCTTGGCGGCGAATTCCGTGCCCGCCAGGCTGGCAAGGTTGGCGATGATATCCCAGTACTCTTCTTTTTTGAACTTGCCGATCTCTTCTTCCCGCTCGCAGATCAGGCGGACCGCGACCGATTGGACCCGGCCGGCCGACAGGCCTTTACGGACCTTTTTCCAAAGGAGCGGGCTAAGCTTGTAACCGACCAGGCGGTCGAGGATCCGGCGCGCCTGCTGGGCGTCGACCCGGGGAAGGTTGATCTTGCGCGGGTGTTTCACCGCTTCGGTGACCGCCTCTTTGGTGATCTCGTTGAACTCGATCCTTTTGACCTTGCCGTTCCCTCCCAGGATGGTCTGCAGATGCCAGGCGATCGCTTCCCCTTCCCGGTCCGGGTCGGGAGCCAGGTAGATCAGCTTGGCCTTGGCGGCGGCGCTTTTCAGCTCCTTGACGATCTTTTCCTTCCCTTTAATGATCTGGTAGTTCGGCTCAAAGTCCTTATCGACTTTGACGCCGAGCGACTTGGCCGGCAGGTCGCGGATATGTCCCCCGCAGGCGGCCACGGCAAAGTCCTTCCCCAGGAACTTTTCCAGTGTCCGGGCCTTGGCGGGCGATTCGACAATTACTAAATTCTTGGCCATTGCGAACCTATACTATCAGACATGTTAATAAACTGTCAAATTACCAGCAATTTTATTGCCACGCTTAGCGAGGCCGGAGTGTAGTGGTTTTCGTCAGCGGCCGAAGCGTTTGGCCAGCTCTTCCGGGGTTATCCTGACCATCGTGGGCCGGCCATGGGGACAGGTCAGCGGGTTCTCGGTCGCGTAAAGGTCCTTGATCAGGCCTGCCATCTCCTGGGGGGTCAGCGGGTCGCCGGCCTTGATCGCGCTGTGGCAGGCGACCAGTTTCCTGATATTCTCTCTTTTAACTTCTAACTGGGTACTGCCGCCGGTTTCCAGCAGCTCGGTCACGATATCGAGCAGGAGCTGCTTGACCGGGATCTTGGCCGAAACAGCCGGAACAGCCCGGACAATAAAACTATTCCCGCCAAATTCGGCGATCTCGAAGCCGATCCCCTTGAGGTTGTCCAGGTTGCTCATTAACGCCATCGTCTCCCCGACCGACAGTTCGATCGTCTCCGGAATTAATAACGACTGGCTGCTCGCGACCCGCGGCCCGCGGCTCAACTGGTCGTAAATGATCCGTTCGTGGGCGGCGTGCTGGTCGATCAGCGTCAGTTCGCGGCCATCGGTCGCCACTATATATGTAGGCATTAGTTGATAGATCGGCGTTAGCGGTTGAGTTTCTGACAAGGCTGACTCCGGTATCTCGAAGTTGGGTGTAGGTTGTAAGGCCAAGAAGCCGGACGGGATGTTGGAAATAGGAAGTTGGTCGGCTGTTCCCATCTCCACCATCTCACTGCCGCCTTCCCTTCCGGCCTCTTCGCCTGTAACCTGACTTCTAACCTCCAAAGCCTCCCGGACCGCTTCCCTAACAGCCTGCATGACCATAGTGTTGTCCGCGAATTTAACCTCGCGTTTGGTCGGGTGAACGTTAACGTCCACCTGGCGCGGATCGATCTCAATGAACAAAATGGCGACCGGGTAACGGTTGTTCGGGATCAGCGTCCGGCAGGCTTCTTCCAGGGCGCGGTTGAGCAGAAAATTCTTGATGTAACGGCCGTTGACGAAAAAGGTCTCGTAATTCTTGTCCAGGCGGCTAATGGTCGGGCGGCTGACCAGTCCGACCACCCTCCCGGCGGCGAACGGACGGTCGACCTCGACCAGCTCCCGGGCCAATTCCGCGCCGTAGATCGCGAGGACCGCGTCGAGCAAGTTTCCCGTGCCCGGCGAATTGATCAGCGGCTTCCCGTCCGAGATCAGGCGGAAAGCGACGCCCGGGCAGGCCAACGCGTACTTGGCGATAATATCGCCGATGTGACCGAGCTCGGTCGCGTTCGACTTAAGGAATTTTTTGCGGGCCGGGGTGTTGTAAAAAAGCGCGCCGACCTCGACCGTCAGTCCGTTCCCCGACGGGTTCGGCTCGATCTTCATTTGCGCGATGCTGGCGATCGACGGGAGCGCTTCGCCGCGAAAGCCGAGGGTCTTGATGGCAAAGAGATCGTCAGCGGTCGCGATCTTGGAGGTAGAATGGCGCTGCAGGGCCAGTTCGATCTCGGCGGCGGTCATCCCGCTCCCGTTATCGGCCACCCCGATCAGTTTCTTGCCGGCATCCTGGACCTCGACGCTGATCTGGCTGGCCCCGGCGTCCAGCGCGTTCTCGATCAGCTCCTTAACGACCGAGGCAGGCCGTTCGATCACTTCACCAGCGGCTATCTTGTTAATAAGGTCATCGGACAGGACCTGGATCGGGTGTTTGTTCACCCCTCCATTTTACCTTAACGGGCGGGGTAAAAAAAGGTTGCGGCCTTCGATCTTTTCTCCCGGTTTGACCACTTGCCCGGCCGCCAGCGTCAACTCGCCCCACAGTTCGCTGTTTTCCCGGAGAATGATCGGCTTGTCCGCCTGCGTGTCGAAACGGACCCCGTCGCCGATGTATGTACCCCGGAAAGCCAGTACTTTTCCCTTTCCGTTAACCCCGAATTCGTCGTGGTTCCGGTTCACGTAATCAGGTATGCCCAGCGTGTCCGCCAGCGGCAGAGTCTCCCGCAACGCGTAGTCCAGGATTTCGATCGGGATGATCATCGCCCGGCAGGTTTGCTGGACGAACTTCAGCCGCGGCTGCGCGTCAAGGATGTTCAGATAGGGAAGCCCCCGCCCGGCCGAGATCTCCGCCAGCTCATCCAATAAGCGGTCATCGTTTTCCAGCCGCTCCATCAAGGAACGATTGGGATGAGCGGTCAAAAGTTGCCGGTCGATCCGGACCCGTTCAAAAGAATGCCTGAACTTGCCTGCCGGCCGGTAAATATGCGAACCGCCGGAATCGGAAATAATACGGACGCCCATAGTAATTGGTTATCAGGCGATCAGCGGGGTGATTTCACCGCAATTCGGCGGGGAGGCGGACCGGGCGGAAGCCGTCGGCGCTCAAGGCGCAAAGCGTGATCCGGGCGGAAACCAGCGCCTTGCTCCCTTTGAGAACTTGCTGTTGAAAAACGACCCGGGCCGGGGTGGTCTCGGCAATCTCCGTGGTAACAGTTAACTCATCATCATAAACCGCCGGGGCATGGTAATCGCATTCGACCCTGATGACGGCAAAAAGGATCCCTTGCTTTTCCTTGAATTCTTTAACCTTAAGCCCCATTTGGCGGAGCAGTTCCGTTCTCCCCCGCTCGAATAAACCCAGATAGTTCGCGTAGTAGACGACTCCCTCGGCATCGGTGTCCTGGTAAATGACCCGGTGGGCGAACTGGTGTTTCATGGCTTAATTATAACATGGCTGAAATTAATCGGGCCGGCCAACGAAAACAATAGTGATATGGGCACGCCTGCGCTGCAGAGATTAGTCGCCAGGATGGCGAAAAGATACCCGACCGCTAACTACGGCTGGGGTAACGCCGCCCGTTCCGGCCGCCTGGCCAGGGCCGGCGATACGGTCGTGCTTTATCCCGCTAACGTTCGGGAACAATTCGACTGCCTGACGGCCAGCGTCAGCGCCAAGGCCGCGATCACTAAAGCCGGTTATGACGCGACCATTCTCGGCCTGTCCATCCCGATCGGCGACACCGGCGCCTTTGCGCATAATGTCGTCGAGGTGAGCGGCGAGCGCGGCGACTGCACCCTGGTCGGCTTTACGCCGCTCGACCGCCTGCTGGGGATCGATCCGCTCCGCCATTTCACCCCGGCCGCTTACAAGCAATTGACCAGGGAGTGCGATGGCTATTTTTTCGGGGTCATGAGCGCGGAGCCGGCGACCGAGCTGCAGCTTGACGAACAATTCTACCCGTTCCGGGCGCGCTTTGCGGACCGGACGCTGGTCCTGACCGAGATCAGTTACCGGCGCAGCTTCTTCTCCCACCACTTCCAGCTGCGCGGCGCATTCATCGATTTTGACGCGGCGAACTACCGCCTGGTCGAAAACCACCCGCTGGAAGCCACTTATTCGTTCAACCGGATGTGCAAGAGCGTGCGGCTTTTCCCTGATTTCTGGCAGGAGATCTCGGCCAATCGGCGCCGCTGGTCGTTCAATGAGGATTTTTCCCCCGCTACCCTGAACCGCCCCTGGCCGATCCTGGAAGCGCTGCGGGAAGACTGGCCGGACTTCGCCCGCCTGATCTCCCAGCTGTTTTAGCGGAGAACGCTCTTCAGCAGCGGCTCGAACCCGGGGAAAGAAGTCTCGATGCAATCGGTATTATCAATGATCGTTTCGCCCCGGGCGATCAGGCCGGCAACCGCCAGCGCCATGGCGATCCGGTGGTCGCCGTAGCTTTCGCACCGCGCCCCGGTCAGTTTCGCCGGACCGGTGATCCGTAAACCGTCAGCCAATTCCTCTACCGCCGCGCCGAGCTTGCGCAGTTCGGTCGCTACGGTCTTGATCCGGTCGCTCTCCTTGATCCGCAGCTCCTGCGCCCCGCGGATCTCGGTCACTCCTTCGGCCTGCGTCGCGGCGACCGCGATGATCGGGATCTCGTCGATGATCCGGGGAATGATCTCGCCGTCGAGCTTGATCGCTTTCAGCCGGCCGCTCCGGATAATGATGTCCGCTCTCGGCTCTCCCGCCAGCAGCCGTTCGTTCTCCACCCTGACCTGCGCCCCCATCCGGTGCAGGACGTCAAGAATCCCGGTCCGGGTCGGATTGGTGCCGATGTTGTTTAAGCGCAGTTCACTCCCCGGGACCAGCGTTGCGCCGATCAGGAAAAAAGCGGCCGAGGAAATGTCGCCGGGAACGTCGATCTCCGTCCCGTCGAATTCCTGCTGACCCGTGACTCGCGACTCGCGACCCGTAACGGTAATGGCCGCCCCGAAATGGGCCAGCATCCGCTCGGTATGGTCGCGCGAAGCGGTCCTTTCCGTCACGCTGGTCGTGCCGGCCGCAAAAAGACCGGCCAGCAGGATGGCGGACTTGACCTGCGCCGACGCGACCGGCAGCTCGTAAGCGATCGCCCGTAAATTGCCGCCAAAGATCTTTAGCGGCGGATAAAGCTCTTCTCTCGCCCCCCCGCCCCGGCGCCCCTCCAGGCTCGCGCCCATCTCCCGCAGCGGCAACGCGACCCGCCCCATCGGCCGTTTCCGGATCGATTCGTCCCCGTCGATCTCTACGGGAAACGCCTGCCCGGCCAGGATCCCCGAGATCAACCGGATCGTCGTGCCGGAATTGCCGACGTATAACGGTTCGGACGGTTTGACCAGCCCTTTAAGCCCCTTCCCTGTGATCGTGACCCGCGACCCGTGACTCGCGGCTTCGATCCCTAATTTTCTCAAGCAGTCGATCGTCGCCAGGCAGTCGGCGCTGGGGAGAAAATTATCGATCACCGTGGCGCCGCGCGCCAGCGCGCCGATCATGACGGCGCGGTGGGAGATCGACTTGTCGCCGGGAACGGCGATCGCGCCGCGCAGGCTTTGCGCCGGAAAGACGTGCAAGTTTTCCATCAAAAGTGATTATAACACCAAGGCCTGAAATTTTCTATTTGACCGGGCGAAATATGGGCATGATCACCCGTCGCGCCTGTTTGCGCCTGCTCAGTTACTCCGCCGCCGCGCTGGCCTTGCCGGCCGGCTGCCGGAACAGCGAACGTTTTCGGCTGACGCCGGGCGCGGTCCTGTCCGACCTGCGGGCAAATGAAGTGCTCGGTAAAATGCGCGATTGCCGGCTCTCGTTCCGGTCCAAGCACATTGAAAAATTGACCGAGCGGGGGAAGGAGGCGCTCACGATCGTCCAGCGCGGCCTGATCGTACTGAGTTTGATCGGCGTTGAACCAGCGGAATTCAACTTCGGCGTGTACGGGCCGCAAACCGCGGCCGCGGTCGAAAAACTGCAAAGCTGGGGAAGGTTAACGCTGGATGGCGATCATTTTGCCTGCCGTGAGCTGCAGCTGTTGGAACAAGGGCTGGAAGCCAAGCTTAACGAGGAAGAGTGAGCGCGGAAGCCTACTGGTAGATCGAGTCGCGGAACTGTTTCGCCTTATCCAATTCGGCCTTTAATTCCTCGCCCTGCCCCGCCTTGATCAGCCGTTCCAATTGTCCCAGGGCCTTTTTGAAGCCGCCGATCATCTTCAAGACCGCTTTTTTATTGGTCGTGAACATGTCCACGCCGAGGATCGGGTCGCCGGAAGCGACGCGGGTCGTGTCGCGGAACCCGGAGGCGGCGCATTGCTTCATCAAGGCTTGTTCCGGCTCCGCGGCTACCGCGTTAACCAACGCCGCCGCGAGCACCAGCGGCAGGTGGCTGACCGCCGCGACCGCCAGGTCGTGTTTCCTGGGCTCCATTTCCACGATCTTAACGCCGAGCTGACCGAGCAGCTGGCCGACTTGTTCCAGCGCCCGAATGCTGGTGCGGCCTGTCCGCGTCAGCAGCCAGCTCTTCCCCTGGAACAGGTCGGGCTCGGCCGCCTCCAGCTTACTGGTTTCTTTCCCCGCCATCGGGTGGCCGCCGACAAAAAAGACGCCGCGCGGCAGCAGCCGTTCCGCCTGCGCCACGATCTCCTGCTTCGAGCTGCCGACGTCGGTCACGATCGCTCCCTTCTTCAGGGCCGGCGCGATATCCTTGATGACCGCCGTGATCAGGTTGATCGGCGTGCAAACAAAGACCAGGTCGGCGTCCGCCACGCCCTTGACGTGATCGGTCGTCCCTTCGTCAATCGCCCCCAGCTGTTTGGCCAGGTCGATCGTCTCGGCCCGCCGGGGGATCCCGACGACCTTCAATTTGGCGGCAGGCGGCAGCTGTTTCTTCAACGCCAGCCCCAGCGAACCGCCGATCAAGCCTAAACCGATGATCGCTATTCTCATGGCTTAATATTATAACCTTTCTCGTTTTTTTCGGCCAGCTTATCGATCTCCGCCGCGATCTGCCCCAGCTCGTCCAGCGAGGAGTCGCAGATCCGCGCCCGCGATTGGCCGCCAGTGATCTGCCGGAGAGCAGTCAAATAACGCCGCAGCCGCAGGCCGGTGGAGTTCGCGATCAGGTAGCCGTAGTAATAAAGGAAAAGGAAGCCGAGCGGGGCCAGGATAATGTCCAGCAGCAGGACCTGGTTGATCCGTTCGATGAATTTCATCTCCGCCAGCTCGGTGTAGCTGCGGCTCCGCTCGATCTCGTAAAAGGTCCGGCCGTCAAGGAGGTTGAAGGTCCTCGTCAGTTCAGCCGGGGACCCGCGCCCCACCAGGATCAGCTCGGCTTGCATCCGGAATCGATTGATATCGGTGACCAGCACGATCAAGTCGAGCGGGATGCCGCCCTGTTTCAAGGTCAGGTACTTATCGAGGGCGAGATCAATCAAGGTCAGGCTCCGCCTGGCCCGCTCCGGATTGTCCGGCAAGCTCATTTTCGCCTGCAAGACGCCGGCCCGGATCGTCTGCAGGCTGTCGAGCTGCCGCCAGGAGTCGTTCATCAGGCGGTTATAATCGCCGACGATCGTCGCGAAATGCCGGCTGCTCATCGAGAAAAGGATGACCAGGACCAAGATCCCGGTCAAATAACCGGCCATGATCTTGAGCGGGAACGACCAATCCCGGAAGCTAAGGTCCTTCAAATAACTGCTCCAATAGCCGGGCGCC
This window of the Candidatus Margulisiibacteriota bacterium genome carries:
- the mutL gene encoding DNA mismatch repair endonuclease MutL; protein product: MNKHPIQVLSDDLINKIAAGEVIERPASVVKELIENALDAGASQISVEVQDAGKKLIGVADNGSGMTAAEIELALQRHSTSKIATADDLFAIKTLGFRGEALPSIASIAQMKIEPNPSGNGLTVEVGALFYNTPARKKFLKSNATELGHIGDIIAKYALACPGVAFRLISDGKPLINSPGTGNLLDAVLAIYGAELARELVEVDRPFAAGRVVGLVSRPTISRLDKNYETFFVNGRYIKNFLLNRALEEACRTLIPNNRYPVAILFIEIDPRQVDVNVHPTKREVKFADNTMVMQAVREAVREALEVRSQVTGEEAGREGGSEMVEMGTADQLPISNIPSGFLALQPTPNFEIPESALSETQPLTPIYQLMPTYIVATDGRELTLIDQHAAHERIIYDQLSRGPRVASSQSLLIPETIELSVGETMALMSNLDNLKGIGFEIAEFGGNSFIVRAVPAVSAKIPVKQLLLDIVTELLETGGSTQLEVKRENIRKLVACHSAIKAGDPLTPQEMAGLIKDLYATENPLTCPHGRPTMVRITPEELAKRFGR
- the ybgC gene encoding tol-pal system-associated acyl-CoA thioesterase produces the protein MKHQFAHRVIYQDTDAEGVVYYANYLGLFERGRTELLRQMGLKVKEFKEKQGILFAVIRVECDYHAPAVYDDELTVTTEIAETTPARVVFQQQVLKGSKALVSARITLCALSADGFRPVRLPAELR
- the aroA gene encoding 3-phosphoshikimate 1-carboxyvinyltransferase; translated protein: MENLHVFPAQSLRGAIAVPGDKSISHRAVMIGALARGATVIDNFLPSADCLATIDCLRKLGIEAASHGSRVTITGKGLKGLVKPSEPLYVGNSGTTIRLISGILAGQAFPVEIDGDESIRKRPMGRVALPLREMGASLEGRRGGGAREELYPPLKIFGGNLRAIAYELPVASAQVKSAILLAGLFAAGTTSVTERTASRDHTERMLAHFGAAITVTGRESRVTGQQEFDGTEIDVPGDISSAAFFLIGATLVPGSELRLNNIGTNPTRTGILDVLHRMGAQVRVENERLLAGEPRADIIIRSGRLKAIKLDGEIIPRIIDEIPIIAVAATQAEGVTEIRGAQELRIKESDRIKTVATELRKLGAAVEELADGLRITGPAKLTGARCESYGDHRIAMALAVAGLIARGETIIDNTDCIETSFPGFEPLLKSVLR
- a CDS encoding prephenate dehydrogenase/arogenate dehydrogenase family protein is translated as MRIAIIGLGLIGGSLGLALKKQLPPAAKLKVVGIPRRAETIDLAKQLGAIDEGTTDHVKGVADADLVFVCTPINLITAVIKDIAPALKKGAIVTDVGSSKQEIVAQAERLLPRGVFFVGGHPMAGKETSKLEAAEPDLFQGKSWLLTRTGRTSIRALEQVGQLLGQLGVKIVEMEPRKHDLAVAAVSHLPLVLAAALVNAVAAEPEQALMKQCAASGFRDTTRVASGDPILGVDMFTTNKKAVLKMIGGFKKALGQLERLIKAGQGEELKAELDKAKQFRDSIYQ